GTGTCGTGCCGGGTGATGAGGTTGTCCTCGAACCAGCGCCGCGCGATGCCGGTGGTGACGATCACCACGTTCCAGCCCGGCGTCTCCGGCGTGGCCTCCCGCTCCCGGTTCACCACCCCCACCCGCAGCGGCGCCTGCAGGATTGACTCGGCGATGGGCCGGATGCCGAGCGTCTTGCCGGTCCCGGTGCCGGCCACGATCCCGAAGCCCTTCCCCGAGGCGGCCAGGGCGCGCAGCTCGGCGCCGTGCTGCCGCTCGAGGAGCGTCTCCACCCCGGTCAGTCCGAGGGCCAGCTCGATGGTCTCGCAGGCGGCGCGGGTGGGGGCGATGACGAGGATCCGCCCGTGGGGATGGGCGGCGTGTCGCCAGGCGTCCAGGTCGGGGGGGAGCAGGTGATCGCGTGAGGGGGGCACGCCCGTAATGTAAGGGCGTGCCGGAGTGCGGGGGCTGTGCGGACGGCCCTAGTTGTGGAGGAAGCCGACCGTCACCCGCCGACGGGGCCGGGCCGACGCATCGGCCGGGATCGAGTCCACCCGGATGCTGGCCAGGGTGGTCTGTTCCGGGCGGCGGTTGTGGGTGAGGCCCGCTCGGACCGCGGCCAGCGCCAGGCGGCTCGGGGACAGGTCGAGGACCCGCGCCGCGACCGGCAGGCGCGCGGTTGCCTGCGCCGCGAGACGCAAGGGTGCCCCGGTCAGGGCGACGAACGCGAGGAGCGCGGCCACGGCGTGGGCCACCCTGCATGGGCCGCAGGGGCGAGCGGCGGCCGACCCGAGGTGACGGATGTCACCGTCCGGGCCACTCCTACGATGGTAAAACCGTTGGGGCGTCGGCACTTGCGCCCTCGGATGTGGCCTGGGAGAGGTGACCAGAAGGCCACTCAAGGTGTACAAGAGATAGACACCTTGAAGTCGCCATTCTGTAAGGACTTACCGCATGTAGACACCGACGTCTAAACACGCGGCACACAGGTTGCCCTTCCCCTGGCTCCGGGAGCAGCCACTCCCAGGAACCTGCAGTCCGACTCGACCACACCGTTACCTACAGAGGGGGAAGGGCAATGCGCACGTTCACCCGAGTATCGGCCGCCCTGGCCGCGATCTTGAGCCTGAGCGCCGCCGGCGCCAGCGCCCAGAGCGCCAACATCAACGCGACGGCCACCGTCTACCAGGCGCTGACCGTCACCGGCGCCCGCGCCCTCGACTTCGGGAGCGTCTTCCCGGGCGTGGCGAAGTCCATCGTGGTCAGCGACGCGACCAGCGGCCGCTTCGACCTGACCGGCCAGGCGTCGGCCAACGTCAACGTCAGCTTCACGCTGCCGACCAACCTGACCAGCGGCGCCAACAACCTGCCGATCGGCACCTGGACCGGCTGCACCAACCCCACCAACAGCACCGCGGGCTGCACCAGCTTCACGCCCTCGGCCTCGGCCACGCCGACCGCCATGAGCGGCGCGGGCGCCCTGTTCGTGTGGGTGGGTGGCACCGTGTCCCCGGCGGCGAACCAGGCGGCGGGCGCGTACACGGGCGTCGTCACCCTGACTGCCGCGTACTTCTAGGCTCTCGACGAGGGCGCTCCGGGCAACTCACGGGTGACCTGGACACGGCTATCTTGCGCGTGTCCTTCACCCGTGGGGCCTGCCCCCGGACTCCCTGCATGCGCCGATGTCTCTCCCTGCTCCTGTTCGCGCTGATCGCGGCGTTGCCGCTCCGAGCGCAGTCCCAGGTCACCGGCCTCCGGAACCTGGCCTTCGGGCCGGTCATCCGCGGCGTGCCGGCCAGCGTGGCGCCCGGCGATCCGGTGCGCAGCGGCCGGTTCTACGTCCGGCACCGGCTCAACCGGCAGGTGCGGATCCAGTTCACCCTGCCCACGCGGCTCACGCGGGTGGGCGGCGGCGGCAACCTGCCCATCACCTTCGGCACCACGGACGGCATCGCCCAGGGCACGGCCCCGAGCAGTGTGCCGGTGGTGTTCAACCCGAACGCGGCGCAGACCTTCACGCTGGTGACCAGCGCCGACTTCCACGTGAACCTCGGCGGGCGGGTGACGCCGGCCGCGGCCCAGGCGACCGGCAACTACACCGGCACGGTCACCCTCACCGTCACCTTCTTCTGATGGTGCTCCGCGGCATCGGCCTGGTGCTGCTCGCACTGCTGGCCCGGGCGGCGGACGCCGCCGCCCAGGGGGTGCTGGTGGCCCCGCACGCGGTCTACCTCGATCACCGCACCCGCAGCGCGGCGATCACCCTCTACAATCCTGGCGCCGAGCCGGCCGAGGTCACCATCTCCTCGGTGTACGGCTACCCGGTGACCGACTCGCTCGGGCACTTCACGCTCTTCCTCCCCGATTCGGTGGAGCCCGGCATGCCCGCGGCCACCGGCTGGGTCGAGGCGTTCCCCCGCCGCATGACCATCGCGCCGCTGGAGCGGCAGACGGTGCGGCTGCTCGCGCGCCCCCCGCAGGGGCTCGCCGACGGGGAATACTGGTCCCGCGTGGTCATCTCCGCCCAGGGGGGGACGGTCCCGGTGAGCGGTGCCGCCGACTCGAGCGGGATCACCATCGGCCTCACGCTCGAGATCCGGACCATCATCCCGCTGCTCTACCGCAAGGGCCAGCTGAACACCGCCCTCGCCGTCCAGTCGCTCACCGCCACGCGCGCCGGCGACTCGCTGCAGGTGCGGGCCCATCTCTCGCGCCAGGGGAGCGGCGCCTGGATCGGGACCGCGCGCGGCGCGCTCCGGGCGCCCGGCGGCAAGGTGGCCGCGAGCTTTGACCTGCCGCTCGCCATCTACTACGACGCCGATCCGGTGCTCAGCCTGCCGGTGGCCGGGCTCCCCACGGGCACGTACCAGCTGGTGCTCGAGTTCCTGACCGAGCGGGCCGACCTGATGCCCGAGCAGATCCTCCGCGCCCCCGTGGTGCGCGACTCGCTCACCGTCCAGCTCCCCTGATGACCCCGCGCCGCCTGCTCCCGCTGCTGCTGCTCCTGCTGCTGCTGCTCGCGGCGGCGGCCGGTGACAGCCAGGGGCGGCGGTCCGCCGCGCCCGCGGAGCCGACGGCCGCCGCGTCAACGGCCCCGCGCCTCACCGCGCCGCTCGCGATCCGGCCCCTGCGCCGCGCGGCCGGTACGCGCCGCGCGGTGCAGCTTCGGCCGGCGGTCTTCGCGGCCGACACCGACGGGCCGGTGCCCTCCACCCCGGCCGCCCCGGTGCCCCTCGTGGCCGGCACGGACGTGACCCTGGTGCGCCCGGTGGCGCTGCCGCATGACACGGTCGACACGGTGCCCCCGGCCCGGCGCAGCGCGGGGCGGCCGCTCTCGACGGCGCTCGACGCGCACCTCACGCCGGCCGCCCCCCGCGCCACGCGCCGCGGCGACCCCGACCCGATCATCCTCGAGCTGCTGCTGGGCCGGATCGCGAGCCGCACGGTGGAGGGGTATCGCATCGGCCAGCGGGCCCTGATCCCGCTCTCCGCCTTCCTCGAGATGGCCGAGCTGCGCGGCACCCGCCGTCCGGACGGGAGCCTGGAGGCGGTGGTCCAGCCGGGGAATGTGCCACTGGTCCTCGATCCGGCAAGCCGCACCCTGCACGTGGGGAAGACGCGCCGGGTGCTGGCCGCGGACGAGCTGGTGGTCGGCGCGCAGGACCTCTTCGTGAGCACCGACGTGCTGGCGGGCGCCTTCGGGCTGGAGTTTGACGTGAGCTGGCCCGACCTGCAGGTGGTGGTCGTGGAGCCCAGCGCGCTGCCGGTGGCCCGGCGGCTGCGGCGGGAGACGATGATGCGGGCACGGTTGTCGCACGCCAGCGAGGCGGCCTACACCGGGCTCCGCCTTGGCGTGCCGCGCGCGGGCGTGGACGGCCTGGTGCTCGACTACTCGGTGCTCACCCCGACCAACAGCCTCGACGGCACCTCCTACGCCACCAACCTCGGCCTGGACGTGCTCGGCGGATCGCTGGCGCTCGGGCTGCAGAGCCAGGGGAGCGCCTCGCGGAGCCCGCGGATGGATGCCTCGTGGACCGGCATCTGGCGCGAGAATCCGTGGCTGTCCCAGCTCCGGCTGGGCGACGGCTTCGCCACCGGGCCGCGGGGCCGCAACCTGCGCGGCTTCTCGATGGGCAACAGTCCCTACGTCCGCCCGGCCACGCTGGGCAGCCTGCCCTTCTCCGGGATGCTCGGCCAGGGCTGGACCGTCGAGGCCTATCGCGGCGGGCGGCTCATCGGCTTCGACTCGGTCAACGCGCTGGGCCAGTTCTCCTTCGACGTGCCGATCCAGTACGGCGAGAACCCGGTCGACTTCGTGGCCTACGGCCCCTTCGGCGAGGTGCGCGAGTTCAACCAGACCTATCGCGCCCTGACCGACGGGCTCCCCGCGCGCCGCCTGGAGTACGGGATCTCCGCGGGCCAGTGCCGCACCCGGCTCTGCACCGCCAGCGGCAACGTGGACGTGCGCTATGGCCTCACCACCCGATGGACGCTGCGGGCCGGCGTGGACCAGTTCTGGCGTGACAGCGCCGGCGGCCTCACCCACGGCTACGTGGGCGCGCTGGGCGCGCTCACCAACGCCATCCTGGTGGAGGGCGAGGCGGTGCAGGACGCGGTGGTCCGGGGCGCGGTGCGTTTCGAGCCGTCGGTCAACCTGCAGGTCGGGGTGGAGGCCAACCGGTTTGCGCAGGGGGTTAAGGCGCCGATCCTCACCCCAGCGGGGCGCCGGAACCAGGTGACCGTCAACGCCTTCTTCCGTCCCTGGGGCGCCCGCGGCAGCACCTACTTCGACGCCAGCCTCGACCGGATCCACGCCGATGGCGGGGACCTCACCAGCGCCCGGCTCGGCGGCTCGGTCCAGGTAGCCGGCGTCCGCGTGGTGCCGGCGGTGCGGCTGCAGCAGCAGCACGGCGCCGGACCCGTCCAGCACCAGACCTTTCTCGGGGTGAATGCCTTCATCCTCCCGCAGCCGAGCCTCGGGCCAGCGCTTGGGGGCGTCACCGCGCGCGCCTCCCTGGAGTACGAGAAGGGAGTCGGCGCCGCCGCCGCCTCAGCCTACCTGAGCCGGACCCTGACGCGGGGCCTGAGGGCGGAGGTCGGCACCAGCTGGTACCGCGGACTCCGGGGCCCGGAGTTCTCGCTGCTCTTTGCCGCGGAGCTCCCCTCGGTCCGCTCCTACACCACCATGACGGCCGGCGGTGGCCAGGAGGCGCGCGGGATCCAGTACGTCACCGGCTCCGCCATCTACAATCCTGCCCGCGGCGGCGTGGACTTCTCCGGCAGCCCTGGGCTGGCCCGCGGCGGCGTCACCGGCCGGGTGTTCCTGGACCTCAATGGCAACGGTCGCTTCGATCGCGGCGAGGAGCCGCTCGAGGGCGTCCGGGTGGTCGTGGGGCCGGTCTTTGCCATGTCCGATGCCGACGGCACCTACCGGGTGTGGGACCTCCTGCCCTACGAACCGACCGCCGTGACCGTGGACTCGCTGAGCCTCGGCTCACCGCTGTGGGTCCCCGCGTTCGCGATGGCCAGCATCGAGCCGTCGCCCAACCGGTACCGGACGCTGGACGTGCCGGTGCTGCCCGGCGGGGTCCTCGAGGGCCGGGTGACCACGGCGAGCGGATTGCCGGCCGCGGGGGCCACCCTGGTGCTCACCCACCCGCAGAGCGGCGAGCAGCGGCTGGTGCGGACCTTCAACGACGGGACGTACTACCTCCTGGGCGTCCGGCCCGGGGAGTGGCAGCTGTCGGTCGACGCCAAGTGCCTGGAGATCTACCGCGCCACCGCCCCCGTGCTGCGCTTCACCGTGGCCGGGAACCGCGACGGTGCCACGCTGAGCGGGCTCGACATCCAGCTCCGATAAAAAACCACCCCCGCCGGTTGGCGGGGGTGGCGGCCAGGGCGGGGAGCCCTGACCTGCTGGGTGAGCCGGGGGTACAGCAAGAGAGGCCGTAAGGAAGGATCGGCTCACCCCATCTGCGGGGAACGCCCGGAACTAGCGGCGCTCCCGATCATCATCGTCATACCGTTCCCTGATGCGCCGCCGCTGGCCAGCGTCGCGCGTCCGGTCGCGAAAGTCATTGCGCGCGTCGTCGCGGTAGTAGCGGCCTGCGTGTTCGTAGACCTCCACCTCCCGCAGGCCGGCGCAACGCTCATCGTAGCGGTCGTAGTAGCGGTCGCGATCGCCGTCGTACCAGACCCGGACCGTGCGATACCCGCGCCGGTGATACCAATCACGTCCATAGCTCCGGCGATAGACCACGACCGTGCGCGCCGCGTGGGAGGGGTGGTAGACCGGGCGGATCTCAATGTGGGCGCGGGGCCGGACGTATCCCGGGCGGCCGATCACGACCTGCCCGCTGACCGGCCCCTGCTGAATACCGATCTCGGCGACGATGTGTTGGGCCTGGGCCGCGGCCGGCATGGTGAGGAGGGCGGCGGCGACGAGCAACGGACGGGGTGTCAGCATCTGGCGCTCCGACGGTGAGGATGCCCGGTCCAGAAGCCAGTGTCGTGCCACATGGCGAGTTGCTTGCGCCGCAAGGGGTTACGCCGTTGTGGCCCGGCAAGACCGTCCGGGATCGTGGACACTCGGCACCCCGAGTGTCCACGGGCGCGGTCAGTCCGGAGGGAGGTCGTGCACTTCGCATAAACATGCGCGGCGGTCCGGCGCGCCACCTTGACAGTGCTCCGACCCACCGGCATTTTGTGGCCTCCTCGCGGGACTCGACTGGACCGCGCGGACCACCCCAGGACTGGGCGGCGTCCGGTCTACCCTCAGGCCCATGGATCCCCCTATGTCGATGTGGCGCGAGATCCTCACTTTCTTTTCTTCCCCGCAAGCGGAGGCAGGTATGGCAGCGGATTTCTTCCTTGGCGAGTCGCTGGTTGGTGAGGGCAACGAGATTGCCCACATCGACCTGGTCATCGGCAGCAAGAGCGGCCATGCCGGCGCGGCGTTCGTGAACGCGCTTGCCAACAACAAGGATGGGTTCACCACCCTCCTCGCCGTCGTGACCCCGAACCTCCCCTGCAAGCCCGACACCATCATGTTCAACAAGGTGACGATCAAGGGCGCGAAGCAGGCGGTGCAGATGTTCGGCCCGGCGCAGGCCGCCGTGGCCCGCGCGGTCGTGGACAGCGTGGCGTCGGGCGTCATCCCGAAGGACAAGGCGAACGACTGGTGCATCCTGGTCGGCGTGTTCATTCACTGGCAGGCCGCCGACGATAAGAAGATCTACCAGTTCAACTACGAGGCCACCAAGCAGTCCATCGAGCGGGCGCTCAAGGGCCTGCCGACCGTGGACTCGGTCCTCGCCGGCGCCAAGACCGCCCGGCATCCGTTCTCGGGCGTCGACAACGCCTGAGCCGGGTTTCCCGGCTGGTCCAGAGAGGGGCGGGGATCCCCCCCGCCCCTCTTGCCGTTCACACGGGTGGCGTGCCACGACGGCCGCCACCGCACCGGGGACCCTCGGGTCCCGCCTCGCCCCGATCCGGATGACCGCGTAATGCGCAACCTCCTGCTCCAGCTCGACAGCTCCCGGCACGCCAGCGTGTTCGACCAGGTCGTCGCCTATGATGGCGGCGCGGACGAGATCATGAGCTACGGGGGCGTGACCCCCGAGGACGTCCGCGACCTGATCCACGGTTGCATGTTCACCCG
The Gemmatimonadota bacterium DNA segment above includes these coding regions:
- a CDS encoding DUF4402 domain-containing protein, whose translation is MRTFTRVSAALAAILSLSAAGASAQSANINATATVYQALTVTGARALDFGSVFPGVAKSIVVSDATSGRFDLTGQASANVNVSFTLPTNLTSGANNLPIGTWTGCTNPTNSTAGCTSFTPSASATPTAMSGAGALFVWVGGTVSPAANQAAGAYTGVVTLTAAYF
- a CDS encoding carboxypeptidase regulatory-like domain-containing protein codes for the protein MTPRRLLPLLLLLLLLLAAAAGDSQGRRSAAPAEPTAAASTAPRLTAPLAIRPLRRAAGTRRAVQLRPAVFAADTDGPVPSTPAAPVPLVAGTDVTLVRPVALPHDTVDTVPPARRSAGRPLSTALDAHLTPAAPRATRRGDPDPIILELLLGRIASRTVEGYRIGQRALIPLSAFLEMAELRGTRRPDGSLEAVVQPGNVPLVLDPASRTLHVGKTRRVLAADELVVGAQDLFVSTDVLAGAFGLEFDVSWPDLQVVVVEPSALPVARRLRRETMMRARLSHASEAAYTGLRLGVPRAGVDGLVLDYSVLTPTNSLDGTSYATNLGLDVLGGSLALGLQSQGSASRSPRMDASWTGIWRENPWLSQLRLGDGFATGPRGRNLRGFSMGNSPYVRPATLGSLPFSGMLGQGWTVEAYRGGRLIGFDSVNALGQFSFDVPIQYGENPVDFVAYGPFGEVREFNQTYRALTDGLPARRLEYGISAGQCRTRLCTASGNVDVRYGLTTRWTLRAGVDQFWRDSAGGLTHGYVGALGALTNAILVEGEAVQDAVVRGAVRFEPSVNLQVGVEANRFAQGVKAPILTPAGRRNQVTVNAFFRPWGARGSTYFDASLDRIHADGGDLTSARLGGSVQVAGVRVVPAVRLQQQHGAGPVQHQTFLGVNAFILPQPSLGPALGGVTARASLEYEKGVGAAAASAYLSRTLTRGLRAEVGTSWYRGLRGPEFSLLFAAELPSVRSYTTMTAGGGQEARGIQYVTGSAIYNPARGGVDFSGSPGLARGGVTGRVFLDLNGNGRFDRGEEPLEGVRVVVGPVFAMSDADGTYRVWDLLPYEPTAVTVDSLSLGSPLWVPAFAMASIEPSPNRYRTLDVPVLPGGVLEGRVTTASGLPAAGATLVLTHPQSGEQRLVRTFNDGTYYLLGVRPGEWQLSVDAKCLEIYRATAPVLRFTVAGNRDGATLSGLDIQLR
- the fae gene encoding formaldehyde-activating enzyme, which produces MSMWREILTFFSSPQAEAGMAADFFLGESLVGEGNEIAHIDLVIGSKSGHAGAAFVNALANNKDGFTTLLAVVTPNLPCKPDTIMFNKVTIKGAKQAVQMFGPAQAAVARAVVDSVASGVIPKDKANDWCILVGVFIHWQAADDKKIYQFNYEATKQSIERALKGLPTVDSVLAGAKTARHPFSGVDNA
- a CDS encoding DUF4402 domain-containing protein → MRRCLSLLLFALIAALPLRAQSQVTGLRNLAFGPVIRGVPASVAPGDPVRSGRFYVRHRLNRQVRIQFTLPTRLTRVGGGGNLPITFGTTDGIAQGTAPSSVPVVFNPNAAQTFTLVTSADFHVNLGGRVTPAAAQATGNYTGTVTLTVTFF